From a single Anomaloglossus baeobatrachus isolate aAnoBae1 chromosome 4, aAnoBae1.hap1, whole genome shotgun sequence genomic region:
- the SLC38A2 gene encoding sodium-coupled neutral amino acid symporter 2, whose amino-acid sequence MSKQEMGRFNISPDEDSMSSNSNDDFNYPEYPAKKSSIKGHYDMDPENQNFLLEPTMAKKKCETEYLPGTTSFGMSVFNLSNAIVGSGILGLSYAMANTGIALFMILLVFVSVFSLYSIHLLLKTANEGGSLLYEQLGFKAFGIFGKLAASGSITMQNIGAMSSYLYIVKYELPLVIKELIGPNVDPNAWYLNGDCLVVMVSVLLILPLSLLRNLGYLGYTSGFSLLCMVFFLIVVIYKKFEITCGSWIADNVFNSTLNNTISHLPTEDHVDGAELNVTHDDDGMCEPKYFVFNSQTVYAVPILTFSFVCHPAVLPIYQELKGRSRQRMMNVSNVSFFAMFVMYLLAALFGYLTFYGNVEPELLHTYSKVAGGIIFVVVRLAVLMAVTLTVPIVIFPIRSSITQLLCAGKDFAWWRHIVITILILAFTNVLVIFVPTIRDIFGFIGASAAAMLVFILPSAFYIKLVKKEAMNSVQKIGAILFLISGFLVMIGSMTLIIIDWVHTESSDGH is encoded by the exons ATGAGCAAACAAGAAATGGGAAGGTTTAATATCTCTCCGGATGAAGACAGCATGAGTTCCAACAGCAATGACGATTTTAATTATCCGGAATATCCAGCCAAAAAGTCCTCAATTAAAGG GCACTATGatatggatccagaaaaccagAATTTTTTACTTGAACCTACTATGGCGAAAAAGAAATGTGAGACAGAATAT CTCCCGGGCACCACATCATTTGGCATGTCAGTATTTAACCTCAGCAATGCCATCGTTGGAAGTGGAATTCTAGGTCTCTCATATGCCATGGCTAACACTGGGATAGCACTTTTTAT GATCCTATTGGTATTTGTTTCCGTATTCTCTCTATATTCTATTCACTTATTACTGAAGACGGCAAATGAAGGAG GTTCTTTATTATATGAGCAACTGGGATTTAAAGCATTCGGTATTTTCGGAAAACTTGCAGCCTCTGGATCTATCACCATGCAGAATATTGGAG CTATGTCAAGCTACCTCTACATAGTGAAATATGAACTGCCGCTTGTGATCAAAGAATTAATCGGACCAAATGTTGATCCAAA tgcTTGGTACTTAAATGGTGATTGTTTGGTTGTGATGGTCTCCGTGCTCCTCATTCTTCCTTTGTCGCTACTACGAAACCTAG GATATCTAGGCTACACAAGTGGCTTCTCCCTGTTGTGTATGGTCTTTTTCCTGATTGTT GTGATCTACAAGAAATTTGAAATCACATGTGGTTCTTGGATCGCAGACAATGTCTTTAACTCGACTCTGAACAACACGATATCTCATCTGCCTACAGAAGACCACGTGGATGGTGCAGAACTCAATGTGACACATGATGATGATGGCATGTGCGAGCCAAAGTACTTTGTATTTAACTCCCAG ACAGTCTATGCTGTGCCCATCCTGACTTTCTCCTTTGTCTGTCATCCAGCTGTCCTTCCCATCTACCAGGAACTTAAAGG ACGGAGTCGTCAAAGGATGATGAATGTTTCGAATGTGTCATTCTTCGCCATGTTTGTCATGTACCTGTTGGCAGCTCTCTTTGGCTATCTGACTTTTTATG GTAATGTTGAACCAGAGTTACTCCACACATACTCCAAAGTCGCCGGAGGAATCATCTTCGTAGTTGTGCGTCTCGCCGTTCTCATGGCTGTCACCTTAACTGTACCCATTGTCATTTTCCCA ATCCGTAGCTCCATCACTCAGCTGTTGTGTGCAGGAAAGGACTTTGCATGGTGGCGTCACATTGTGATCACGATTCTGATTTTGGCATTCACCAACGTTCTTGTCATCTTTGTTCCCACTATAAGAGACATCTTTGGATTCATCG GGGCCTCTGCTGCTGCTATGTTGGTTTTCATTCTACCATCTGCTTTTTACATAAAGTTAGTGAAGAAAGAAGCCATGAACTCGGTTCAAAAAATTGGG GCTATTCTGTTTCTTATCAGTGGATTTTTGGTGATGATTGGCAGCATGACCCTCATTATCATTGACTGGGTGCACACTGAATCCTCTGATGGGCATTAA